A genome region from Sphingobium sp. WTD-1 includes the following:
- a CDS encoding alpha/beta hydrolase: MMKKLVISMLLATAGIASSADAIAAPASAVATQAAAATVHYRSATIDGVKMFYREAGPADGPVVLLLHGFPTSSHMFRNLIPLLADRYHVIAPDYPGFGQSDAPDHRQFTYSFAHYADMVDTLMGKVGAQRYAMYVMDYGAPVGYRLAIKHPERVSGLIVQNGNAYEEGLGAFWDPIKTYWQSGSAKDREAQAWLVGLDATKFQYTDGVRDLSRISPDNWVQDQALLDRPGNKDIQLDLFYDYRTNVPLYPAFQAFFRERKPPTLIVWGKNDKIFPEAGAHPYKRDLPDAEMHILDTGHFALEDKLDEMAPLIRDFLDRKVAAR, translated from the coding sequence ATGATGAAGAAACTGGTCATTTCGATGCTGCTGGCAACCGCCGGTATTGCTTCCTCGGCCGACGCGATCGCCGCGCCTGCCAGCGCCGTCGCCACGCAGGCTGCGGCTGCCACGGTCCATTATCGCAGCGCCACCATCGATGGCGTCAAGATGTTCTATCGCGAAGCCGGCCCCGCCGATGGCCCGGTGGTATTGCTGCTCCATGGTTTTCCGACATCGTCGCACATGTTCCGCAACCTGATCCCGCTGCTCGCCGACCGCTATCATGTGATCGCGCCCGACTATCCGGGCTTTGGCCAGAGCGACGCGCCCGACCATCGCCAGTTCACCTACAGCTTCGCCCATTATGCCGACATGGTCGACACGCTGATGGGCAAAGTCGGCGCCCAGCGCTACGCCATGTATGTCATGGATTATGGCGCCCCGGTCGGCTACCGGCTCGCCATCAAGCATCCCGAGCGGGTCAGCGGCCTCATCGTCCAGAATGGCAATGCCTATGAGGAGGGGCTGGGCGCCTTCTGGGATCCGATCAAGACCTATTGGCAGAGCGGGTCGGCCAAGGATCGCGAGGCGCAGGCCTGGCTCGTCGGCCTCGACGCGACCAAGTTCCAATATACCGATGGCGTGCGCGACCTGTCGCGGATCAGCCCCGACAATTGGGTGCAGGACCAGGCCTTGCTCGACCGGCCGGGCAACAAGGATATCCAACTCGACCTGTTCTACGACTATCGCACCAATGTGCCGCTCTACCCGGCGTTCCAGGCCTTCTTCCGCGAACGCAAGCCGCCGACGCTGATCGTCTGGGGCAAGAATGACAAGATCTTCCCCGAAGCCGGTGCGCATCCCTACAAGCGTGACCTGCCTGACGCGGAGATGCATATTCTCGATACCGGCCATTTCGCCCTGGAAGACAAGCTGGATGAAATGGCGCCGCTGATCCGCGACTTCCTCGATCGCAAGGTCGCGGCGCGCTGA
- a CDS encoding pyridoxamine 5'-phosphate oxidase family protein, translating into MSYGFLDIATTPSVRAAQAEMGADAHWATFSGNRAFDRFTDNEAHFLAARDSFYMATVSEDGWPYVQHRGGPAGFLKMVDDRTLAFADYRGNRQYISTGNLAANDRACLILMDYPRRARLKIYVHVEKLALDADPALTDLVMDKDYKARAERIFRLRLEAFDWNCPQHITPRFTEREIEQAVRPLHERLAQLEAENRALQDRLAKMGDA; encoded by the coding sequence ATGTCCTACGGTTTTCTGGATATCGCCACGACGCCGAGCGTCCGCGCGGCGCAGGCGGAGATGGGCGCGGACGCCCATTGGGCCACGTTCAGTGGCAATCGCGCCTTTGACCGCTTCACCGACAATGAAGCCCATTTCCTGGCGGCTCGCGACAGTTTCTACATGGCAACCGTGTCGGAGGATGGCTGGCCCTATGTCCAGCATCGCGGCGGACCGGCCGGCTTCCTCAAGATGGTCGACGACCGCACGCTGGCCTTTGCCGATTATCGCGGCAATCGCCAATATATCAGCACCGGCAATCTGGCCGCGAACGACCGGGCCTGCCTGATCCTGATGGACTATCCGCGCCGCGCCCGGCTCAAAATCTACGTCCATGTCGAGAAGCTGGCGCTCGATGCCGATCCGGCGCTCACCGATCTTGTCATGGACAAGGATTACAAGGCGCGGGCCGAACGTATCTTCCGGCTGCGGCTGGAGGCGTTCGACTGGAATTGCCCGCAACATATCACGCCGCGCTTCACCGAGCGCGAGATCGAACAGGCGGTCCGGCCGCTGCATGAACGGCTGGCGCAACTGGAAGCCGAGAACCGGGCGTTGCAGGATCGCCTTGCCAAGATGGGAGACGCATGA
- a CDS encoding nuclear transport factor 2 family protein, which yields MDNVRPPLPPFTLESATQKVRLAEDGWNSRDPARVAMAYTPLSQWRNRAEFVNGRSAIIAFLTRKWQRELDYRLIKELWAFADNRIAVRFAYEWHDDSGNWFRSYGNENWEFDESGLMQRRLACINDAPISAADRKFHWTQGRRPDDHPGLSDLSL from the coding sequence ATGGACAATGTGAGACCACCGCTGCCGCCCTTCACCCTGGAGAGCGCGACACAGAAGGTGCGCCTGGCCGAGGACGGGTGGAACAGTCGCGATCCGGCCAGGGTCGCCATGGCCTATACGCCGCTCAGCCAGTGGCGGAACCGGGCGGAGTTCGTCAATGGCCGCTCCGCGATCATCGCCTTCCTGACGCGCAAATGGCAGCGCGAACTGGATTATCGGCTGATCAAGGAATTATGGGCCTTTGCCGACAACCGCATCGCGGTGCGCTTCGCCTATGAATGGCATGACGACAGCGGCAACTGGTTCCGCTCCTATGGCAACGAGAATTGGGAGTTTGACGAAAGCGGCCTGATGCAGCGGCGGCTGGCCTGCATCAATGATGCACCGATCAGCGCGGCCGACCGGAAATTCCACTGGACGCAGGGGCGCCGGCCTGACGATCATCCCGGATTGAGTGACCTTAGCCTATAG
- a CDS encoding xanthine dehydrogenase family protein molybdopterin-binding subunit encodes MNAPPISAQRFIGQRVPRKEDGRLLTGRGSFVDDIILPGMLHAAFVRSPIARGTIRSIDTDVARAQPGVHAVLTQADLAPFGVTMLSFFLGPVEVAMTPLADGRVAYVGHPVALVIADDRYLAEDAASLVVVDYAEEAAVVTLDDARLGPRVHPDTDDNVAALMGEEDADAALEALLAGAPHLVSQSIRHQRIAQSPMETRGVVASLQGESELLVHITCAGPQLVARWLTLALDRPGLSVRVVAKDVGGSFGLKNHPWMEEVSAILAAMLLRRPVKWIEDRIENLTAANQAREQEMTLRAAFDTDGRLIASHADYALNNGAYPMGADANIAVHMFLWAAYNIPAYSFVSRGWYSNTPGLAAYRGPWAIETLARETLLDRAARQIGIDPVELRRRNLCTAADQPSVTPLGIPREDITPAQCLEKLLEVVDVPAFRAEQAAARAQGRYLGLGLAAYIEPTGAAGSIAVMTGELVQLRIEPTGRVVAVMSVHSQGHGTQTTMAQCIADQLGVPIQDVTIFDGDSSRGGFGPGAGGSRQGVIGGGAAIRAGRLLADKVKAVAAHLLNASPEAISLSDGMVHVAGAPEMRRTLREIAEIAYGEPGRLPPGMETGLEAQYRYDPPPMTFTSAAHACIVEVDADTGFVTIRRWVSSEDCGVMINPAVVEGQIAGGLAQAIGSVLLEDAARDAQGNPTAATFKDYALPTIFDVPDFEYVHADTPSQAEGGFRGVGEGGCIIGPPTLVNAIADALVPFGEVPVDLPLTPDKLMTIIEGRSWPERPVSRFHPDHRAPEVDAPAPAAPTAPPIAPAAPVGIDGAWKLVLATPMGPQPMVAHFQVAGDRVTGRLEADQGSQEFAGTIAGNQVSWEMKVTKPMAITLKYALLFDGDSVSGKCKMGIFGTAKVRGERA; translated from the coding sequence ATGAATGCGCCGCCGATTTCCGCGCAGCGCTTCATCGGCCAGCGCGTGCCGCGCAAGGAGGATGGCCGGCTGCTGACCGGGCGCGGCAGCTTCGTCGACGATATCATCCTGCCCGGCATGCTGCACGCCGCCTTCGTCCGCAGCCCGATTGCGCGCGGCACGATCCGGTCGATCGATACCGATGTCGCGCGCGCCCAGCCCGGCGTCCATGCGGTGCTGACCCAGGCCGATCTGGCGCCGTTCGGCGTCACCATGCTGAGCTTTTTCCTTGGCCCGGTGGAGGTGGCGATGACGCCGCTGGCCGACGGGCGGGTCGCCTATGTCGGCCATCCGGTCGCGCTGGTGATCGCCGACGACCGCTATCTGGCCGAGGATGCCGCCAGCCTGGTGGTGGTCGATTATGCCGAGGAAGCGGCCGTCGTCACGCTGGACGATGCGCGCCTTGGTCCGCGCGTCCATCCCGACACCGACGACAATGTCGCCGCGCTCATGGGCGAGGAGGACGCCGATGCCGCGCTGGAGGCGCTGCTGGCGGGCGCGCCGCATCTGGTCAGCCAGTCGATCCGCCATCAGCGCATCGCCCAGTCGCCGATGGAGACGCGCGGCGTGGTGGCGAGCCTGCAGGGCGAGAGCGAATTGCTGGTCCATATCACCTGCGCCGGGCCGCAACTGGTGGCGCGCTGGCTGACCTTGGCGCTCGACCGGCCGGGGCTGAGCGTACGGGTGGTGGCCAAGGATGTCGGTGGCTCCTTCGGCCTCAAGAACCATCCCTGGATGGAGGAGGTGTCCGCCATCCTTGCCGCCATGCTGCTGCGCCGGCCGGTCAAGTGGATCGAGGACCGGATCGAGAATCTGACCGCCGCCAACCAGGCGCGCGAGCAGGAAATGACATTGCGCGCCGCCTTCGACACGGACGGGCGGCTGATCGCCAGCCATGCCGATTATGCGCTCAACAATGGCGCCTATCCGATGGGGGCGGACGCCAATATCGCGGTCCATATGTTCCTGTGGGCGGCCTATAATATCCCCGCGTACAGCTTCGTGTCACGCGGCTGGTACAGCAATACGCCGGGACTGGCCGCCTATCGCGGCCCCTGGGCGATCGAGACGCTGGCGCGCGAGACTTTGCTCGACCGGGCGGCGCGGCAGATCGGCATCGATCCGGTGGAGCTTCGCCGGCGCAATCTCTGCACCGCCGCCGACCAGCCGTCGGTCACGCCGCTCGGCATCCCGCGCGAGGATATCACGCCGGCACAATGTCTGGAGAAGTTGCTGGAGGTGGTGGACGTGCCCGCCTTCCGTGCGGAGCAGGCGGCGGCGCGGGCACAGGGGCGCTATCTGGGCCTGGGCCTCGCCGCCTATATCGAGCCGACCGGGGCGGCCGGCAGCATCGCGGTGATGACCGGCGAACTGGTGCAGCTGCGGATCGAGCCGACCGGACGGGTGGTCGCGGTGATGAGCGTCCATTCGCAGGGCCATGGCACCCAGACGACGATGGCCCAGTGCATCGCCGATCAGCTGGGCGTGCCAATCCAGGACGTCACCATCTTCGACGGCGACAGTTCGCGCGGCGGCTTCGGTCCCGGCGCGGGCGGCAGCCGGCAGGGGGTGATCGGCGGCGGCGCGGCGATCCGGGCCGGGCGGCTGCTCGCCGACAAGGTGAAGGCGGTGGCCGCCCATCTGCTCAACGCCAGTCCGGAGGCGATCAGCCTGTCCGATGGGATGGTCCATGTCGCCGGTGCGCCGGAGATGCGGCGGACGCTGCGCGAAATTGCCGAGATCGCCTATGGCGAGCCGGGGCGATTGCCGCCGGGCATGGAGACCGGGCTGGAAGCGCAATATCGCTATGATCCGCCGCCCATGACCTTCACCAGCGCTGCCCATGCCTGCATCGTCGAGGTCGATGCCGATACCGGCTTCGTGACGATCCGGCGCTGGGTCAGCAGCGAGGATTGCGGGGTGATGATCAATCCGGCGGTGGTCGAGGGGCAGATTGCCGGCGGCCTGGCCCAGGCGATCGGCAGCGTGCTGCTGGAGGATGCCGCGCGCGATGCGCAGGGCAATCCGACGGCCGCGACCTTCAAGGATTATGCGCTGCCGACGATCTTCGACGTGCCCGATTTCGAATATGTCCATGCCGATACGCCGTCGCAGGCCGAAGGCGGCTTTCGCGGCGTCGGCGAAGGCGGCTGCATCATCGGCCCACCGACTCTGGTCAATGCGATCGCCGATGCGCTGGTGCCGTTCGGGGAGGTGCCAGTGGACCTGCCGCTGACGCCGGACAAGCTGATGACGATCATCGAGGGGCGGTCCTGGCCCGAGCGCCCGGTCAGCCGCTTCCATCCCGATCATCGGGCGCCTGAGGTCGATGCCCCTGCCCCGGCGGCGCCCACCGCCCCGCCGATCGCGCCTGCCGCCCCGGTCGGGATCGACGGCGCATGGAAGCTCGTGCTGGCGACGCCAATGGGGCCACAGCCGATGGTGGCGCATTTCCAGGTCGCGGGCGACCGGGTGACGGGGCGGCTGGAGGCCGATCAGGGATCGCAGGAGTTTGCCGGCACGATCGCCGGCAATCAGGTCTCGTGGGAGATGAAGGTGACAAAGCCGATGGCGATCACCCTCAAATATGCCCTGCTGTTCGATGGCGACAGCGTGAGCGGCAAGTGCAAGATGGGAATATTCGGCACCGCCAAGGTGCGGGGCGAACGGGCCTGA
- a CDS encoding (2Fe-2S)-binding protein — protein MSEHRISMTVNGQQHRGLVEGRLMLSDWLREAAGYTGVHVGCEQGVCGACTIIVDGRAVRACLMLAVQADGCSLTTVEGLAAADGTLHPVQQALKDCHGLQCGFCTPGIAMTLAALRADDAQPDEAAMTQAMSGHLCRCTGYQGIRRAIRQLAAEDGTP, from the coding sequence ATGAGCGAGCATCGCATTTCGATGACGGTGAACGGCCAGCAGCATCGCGGTCTGGTCGAGGGGCGGCTGATGCTGAGCGACTGGCTGCGCGAGGCGGCGGGCTATACCGGCGTGCATGTCGGCTGCGAACAGGGGGTGTGCGGCGCCTGCACCATCATTGTCGACGGGCGCGCGGTGCGAGCCTGCCTGATGCTGGCGGTGCAGGCCGATGGATGCAGCCTGACCACGGTCGAGGGGCTGGCCGCGGCCGACGGCACGCTCCATCCGGTGCAGCAGGCGCTCAAGGATTGTCACGGCCTGCAATGCGGTTTCTGCACGCCCGGCATCGCCATGACCCTGGCTGCGCTGCGGGCAGACGACGCCCAACCCGACGAAGCGGCGATGACCCAAGCCATGTCCGGCCATCTGTGCCGCTGCACCGGCTATCAGGGGATACGCCGCGCGATCCGGCAACTGGCGGCGGAGGATGGCACGCCATGA